One Siniperca chuatsi isolate FFG_IHB_CAS linkage group LG5, ASM2008510v1, whole genome shotgun sequence DNA window includes the following coding sequences:
- the git2a gene encoding ARF GTPase-activating protein GIT2a isoform X9: MSKRLRNSELCADCSGPEPRWASVNRGVLICDECCSVHRSLGRHSSQVRHLTHTPWPPTQLQMVHTLYSNGANSIWEHSLLDPASVMSGKRKANPQDKLHPNKSEFIKAKYQMLAFVHRMPCREDDSLTAKDLSKQLHSSVRTGNLETCLRLLSLGAQANFFHPEKGNTPLHVAAKAGQVSQAELLTVYGADPGAPDSNGKTPIDYAREAGYHDLADRLVEVQYELTDRLAFYLCGRKPDHKNGQHFIVPQMADSSLDLSELAKTAKKKLQSLSNHLFEELAMDVYDEVDRRETDAVWLATQNHSTLVTETTVVPFLPVNPEYSSTRNQGRQKLARFNAHEFATLVIDILSDAKRRQQGNSIASPKDNVEFILKSVAVRHCSQDNDQPDYDSVASDEDTDQELLSSKGYRTKSVDSDVSDGPITMQEYLEVKNALSASEAKIQHLMKANNNLSDELRLMQKKLHSLQSENTSLRRQVTTNIYQIPSGSDYPDPSSPSALKRRQSARASRPMSMYETGSGLKPYLPKGETPYPEEGIPTLQPFPPHATKLEKQSSMPESDYDNTFNDSDMDDSGLCRRLRLRSSGWLGEGSSIPELDDLEMESDPALPSTEDVIRKTEQITKNIQELLRAAQENKHDSFIPCSERIHVAVTEMAALFPKKPRSETVRGSLRLLTSSAYRLQSECRKAVPSEGCPGPDMQLVTQQVIQCAYDIAKAAKQLVTITTKENTN; encoded by the exons ATGTCTAAACGCCTGCGAAACTCTGAGCTCTGCGCTGATTGCAGTGGTCCAG AACCTCGCTGGGCCTCGGTGAACAGGGGCGTGCTGATTTGTGACGAGTGCTGCAGCGTTCATCGAAGCCTGGGCAGACACAGCTCCCAAGTCCGCCACCTGACGCACACACCATGGCCTCCTACGCAGTTACAG ATGGTTCATACATTATACAGCAATGGTGCAAATTCAATATGGGAGCACTCTCTTCTGGACCCTGCATCTGTGATGAGTGGAAAACGCAAGGCcaaccctcaggacaaactgca CCCAAACAAATCAGAGTTTATAAAAGCCAAATATCAAATGCTGGCATTTGTCCATCGCATGCCTTGCCGGGAGGATGACAGCTTGACAGCCAAGGATTTAAGCAAG caaCTTCACTCAAGTGTACGCACCGGGAACCTCGAGACTTGTTTGAGGTTGCTATCCCTGGGAGCACAAGCAAATTTTTTTCACCCC GAAAAAGGAAACACTCCCTTGCATGTAGCTGCAAAGGCAGGACAAGTATCTCAGGCTGAACTATTAACTGTTTATGGGGCAGATCCTGGAGCCCCTGACAGCAATGGTAAAACTCCCATTGACTATGCAAG GGAAGCTGGCTACCATGACCTGGCAGATAGATTGGTGGAGGTTCAGTATGAACTAACGGATCGACTGGCGTTCTACCTGTGTGGGAGAAAGCCAG ATCATAAAAACGGCCAGCACTTCATTGTTCCACAAATGGCCGACAG cagTTTAGATTTATCAGAACTGGCCAAGACAGCAAAGAAGAAACTGCAGTCT CTCAGTAATCATTTATTCGAGGAGCTGGCCATGGATGTGTATGATGAGGTGGACAGACGAGAGACTGATGCAG TGTGGTTGGCTACACAGAATCACAGCACCCTTGTGACAGAGACAACTGTGGTGCCTTTCCTTCCTGTGAATCCAGAGTATTCATCAACACGAAACCAG gGACGACAGAAGCTCGCAAGATTTAATGCACATGAATTTGCAACTCTTGTGATTGACATATTAAGTGATGCAAAGCGCAGACAACAGGGGAATTCAATAGCCAGTCCCAAAG ACAATGTTGAGTTTATACTGAAGAGTGTGGCTGTCAGGCACTGTAGCCAGGACAATGACCAGCCTGACTACGACAGTGTGGCGTCTGATGAGGATACAGATCAAGAGCTCCTCTCGAGCAAAGGATATAGGACCAAG AGTGTGGATTCTGACGTCTCAGATGGCCCCATTACTATGCAAGAATACTTGGAGGTGAAAAATGCGCTCTCTGCCTCTGAAGCCAAGATCCAGCACCTCATGAAAGCCAACAACAACCTGAGTGATGAGCTGAGGCTGATGCAGAAAAAG CTGCACTCTCTGCAAAGCGAGAACACCTCTCTCAGGCGGCAGGTCACAACCAATATCTATCAGATCCCCAGCGGCTCAGACTACCCCGACCCCTCCAGCCCCTCAGCCCTGAAACGCCGGCAGTCTGCACGGGCCAGTCGGCCCATGTCTATGTATGAGACCGGCTCAGGCCTGAAGCCCTATCTCCCTAAAGGAGAAACTCCCTACCCAGAGGAAGGTATCCCCACCCTGCAACCCTTCCCACCTCAT GCCACGAAGTTAGAGAAGCAAAGCAGCATGCCGGAAAGTGACTATGACAACACATTCAATGACTCTGATATGGATGATTCAGG TTTGTGCAGGAGATTGAGGCTGAGGAGCAGTGGCTGGCTGGGGGAGGGCAGCTCTATCCCTGAGCTGGATGATCTGGAGATGGAGTCAGACCCTGCACTTCCCAGCACAGAGGACGTCATCCGCAAAACCGAGCAGATCACCAAGAATATCCAAGAGCTGTTGCGAGCTGCTCAGGAGAATAAACATGACAG CTTCATACCCTGCTCAGAAAGAATACATGTGGCTGTAACAGAAATGGCTGCCCTCTTTCCAAAG AAGCCACGCTCAGAGACTGTGAGAGGCTCTCTGCGCTTGTTGACCTCCAGTGCGTACCGGCTTCAGAGTGAGTGCAGGAAGGCGGTGCCTTCAGAGGGCTGCCCAGGACCGGACATGCAGCTGGTCACCCAGCAGGTCATCCAATGTGCTTATGACATTGCCAAGGCAGCCAAGCAGCTTGTCACCATCACCACAAAGGAGAATACCAACTAA
- the git2a gene encoding ARF GTPase-activating protein GIT2a isoform X8 codes for MSKRLRNSELCADCSGPEPRWASVNRGVLICDECCSVHRSLGRHSSQVRHLTHTPWPPTQLQMVHTLYSNGANSIWEHSLLDPASVMSGKRKANPQDKLHPNKSEFIKAKYQMLAFVHRMPCREDDSLTAKDLSKQLHSSVRTGNLETCLRLLSLGAQANFFHPEKGNTPLHVAAKAGQVSQAELLTVYGADPGAPDSNGKTPIDYAREAGYHDLADRLVEVQYELTDRLAFYLCGRKPDHKNGQHFIVPQMADRNISLDLSELAKTAKKKLQSLSNHLFEELAMDVYDEVDRRETDAVWLATQNHSTLVTETTVVPFLPVNPEYSSTRNQGRQKLARFNAHEFATLVIDILSDAKRRQQGNSIASPKDNVEFILKSVAVRHCSQDNDQPDYDSVASDEDTDQELLSSKGYRTKSVDSDVSDGPITMQEYLEVKNALSASEAKIQHLMKANNNLSDELRLMQKKLHSLQSENTSLRRQVTTNIYQIPSGSDYPDPSSPSALKRRQSARASRPMSMYETGSGLKPYLPKGETPYPEEGIPTLQPFPPHATKLEKQSSMPESDYDNTFNDSDMDDSGLCRRLRLRSSGWLGEGSSIPELDDLEMESDPALPSTEDVIRKTEQITKNIQELLRAAQENKHDSFIPCSERIHVAVTEMAALFPKKPRSETVRGSLRLLTSSAYRLQSECRKAVPSEGCPGPDMQLVTQQVIQCAYDIAKAAKQLVTITTKENTN; via the exons ATGTCTAAACGCCTGCGAAACTCTGAGCTCTGCGCTGATTGCAGTGGTCCAG AACCTCGCTGGGCCTCGGTGAACAGGGGCGTGCTGATTTGTGACGAGTGCTGCAGCGTTCATCGAAGCCTGGGCAGACACAGCTCCCAAGTCCGCCACCTGACGCACACACCATGGCCTCCTACGCAGTTACAG ATGGTTCATACATTATACAGCAATGGTGCAAATTCAATATGGGAGCACTCTCTTCTGGACCCTGCATCTGTGATGAGTGGAAAACGCAAGGCcaaccctcaggacaaactgca CCCAAACAAATCAGAGTTTATAAAAGCCAAATATCAAATGCTGGCATTTGTCCATCGCATGCCTTGCCGGGAGGATGACAGCTTGACAGCCAAGGATTTAAGCAAG caaCTTCACTCAAGTGTACGCACCGGGAACCTCGAGACTTGTTTGAGGTTGCTATCCCTGGGAGCACAAGCAAATTTTTTTCACCCC GAAAAAGGAAACACTCCCTTGCATGTAGCTGCAAAGGCAGGACAAGTATCTCAGGCTGAACTATTAACTGTTTATGGGGCAGATCCTGGAGCCCCTGACAGCAATGGTAAAACTCCCATTGACTATGCAAG GGAAGCTGGCTACCATGACCTGGCAGATAGATTGGTGGAGGTTCAGTATGAACTAACGGATCGACTGGCGTTCTACCTGTGTGGGAGAAAGCCAG ATCATAAAAACGGCCAGCACTTCATTGTTCCACAAATGGCCGACAG GAACAT cagTTTAGATTTATCAGAACTGGCCAAGACAGCAAAGAAGAAACTGCAGTCT CTCAGTAATCATTTATTCGAGGAGCTGGCCATGGATGTGTATGATGAGGTGGACAGACGAGAGACTGATGCAG TGTGGTTGGCTACACAGAATCACAGCACCCTTGTGACAGAGACAACTGTGGTGCCTTTCCTTCCTGTGAATCCAGAGTATTCATCAACACGAAACCAG gGACGACAGAAGCTCGCAAGATTTAATGCACATGAATTTGCAACTCTTGTGATTGACATATTAAGTGATGCAAAGCGCAGACAACAGGGGAATTCAATAGCCAGTCCCAAAG ACAATGTTGAGTTTATACTGAAGAGTGTGGCTGTCAGGCACTGTAGCCAGGACAATGACCAGCCTGACTACGACAGTGTGGCGTCTGATGAGGATACAGATCAAGAGCTCCTCTCGAGCAAAGGATATAGGACCAAG AGTGTGGATTCTGACGTCTCAGATGGCCCCATTACTATGCAAGAATACTTGGAGGTGAAAAATGCGCTCTCTGCCTCTGAAGCCAAGATCCAGCACCTCATGAAAGCCAACAACAACCTGAGTGATGAGCTGAGGCTGATGCAGAAAAAG CTGCACTCTCTGCAAAGCGAGAACACCTCTCTCAGGCGGCAGGTCACAACCAATATCTATCAGATCCCCAGCGGCTCAGACTACCCCGACCCCTCCAGCCCCTCAGCCCTGAAACGCCGGCAGTCTGCACGGGCCAGTCGGCCCATGTCTATGTATGAGACCGGCTCAGGCCTGAAGCCCTATCTCCCTAAAGGAGAAACTCCCTACCCAGAGGAAGGTATCCCCACCCTGCAACCCTTCCCACCTCAT GCCACGAAGTTAGAGAAGCAAAGCAGCATGCCGGAAAGTGACTATGACAACACATTCAATGACTCTGATATGGATGATTCAGG TTTGTGCAGGAGATTGAGGCTGAGGAGCAGTGGCTGGCTGGGGGAGGGCAGCTCTATCCCTGAGCTGGATGATCTGGAGATGGAGTCAGACCCTGCACTTCCCAGCACAGAGGACGTCATCCGCAAAACCGAGCAGATCACCAAGAATATCCAAGAGCTGTTGCGAGCTGCTCAGGAGAATAAACATGACAG CTTCATACCCTGCTCAGAAAGAATACATGTGGCTGTAACAGAAATGGCTGCCCTCTTTCCAAAG AAGCCACGCTCAGAGACTGTGAGAGGCTCTCTGCGCTTGTTGACCTCCAGTGCGTACCGGCTTCAGAGTGAGTGCAGGAAGGCGGTGCCTTCAGAGGGCTGCCCAGGACCGGACATGCAGCTGGTCACCCAGCAGGTCATCCAATGTGCTTATGACATTGCCAAGGCAGCCAAGCAGCTTGTCACCATCACCACAAAGGAGAATACCAACTAA
- the git2a gene encoding ARF GTPase-activating protein GIT2a isoform X3 — protein sequence MSKRLRNSELCADCSGPEPRWASVNRGVLICDECCSVHRSLGRHSSQVRHLTHTPWPPTQLQMVHTLYSNGANSIWEHSLLDPASVMSGKRKANPQDKLHPNKSEFIKAKYQMLAFVHRMPCREDDSLTAKDLSKQLHSSVRTGNLETCLRLLSLGAQANFFHPEKGNTPLHVAAKAGQVSQAELLTVYGADPGAPDSNGKTPIDYAREAGYHDLADRLVEVQYELTDRLAFYLCGRKPDHKNGQHFIVPQMADSSLDLSELAKTAKKKLQSLSNHLFEELAMDVYDEVDRRETDAVWLATQNHSTLVTETTVVPFLPVNPEYSSTRNQGRQKLARFNAHEFATLVIDILSDAKRRQQGNSIASPKDNVEFILKSVAVRHCSQDNDQPDYDSVASDEDTDQELLSSKGYRTKSVDSDVSDGPITMQEYLEVKNALSASEAKIQHLMKANNNLSDELRLMQKKLHSLQSENTSLRRQVTTNIYQIPSGSDYPDPSSPSALKRRQSARASRPMSMYETGSGLKPYLPKGETPYPEEGIPTLQPFPPHTERGAFVTTSSSLPSFPSTLSWSKDESVQKATKLEKQSSMPESDYDNTFNDSDMDDSGLCRRLRLRSSGWLGEGSSIPELDDLEMESDPALPSTEDVIRKTEQITKNIQELLRAAQENKHDRPCEREGVRRLRHSLGCFSTLVPWAEKAPTPLQPLSLRSPDPTSCFIPCSERIHVAVTEMAALFPKKPRSETVRGSLRLLTSSAYRLQSECRKAVPSEGCPGPDMQLVTQQVIQCAYDIAKAAKQLVTITTKENTN from the exons ATGTCTAAACGCCTGCGAAACTCTGAGCTCTGCGCTGATTGCAGTGGTCCAG AACCTCGCTGGGCCTCGGTGAACAGGGGCGTGCTGATTTGTGACGAGTGCTGCAGCGTTCATCGAAGCCTGGGCAGACACAGCTCCCAAGTCCGCCACCTGACGCACACACCATGGCCTCCTACGCAGTTACAG ATGGTTCATACATTATACAGCAATGGTGCAAATTCAATATGGGAGCACTCTCTTCTGGACCCTGCATCTGTGATGAGTGGAAAACGCAAGGCcaaccctcaggacaaactgca CCCAAACAAATCAGAGTTTATAAAAGCCAAATATCAAATGCTGGCATTTGTCCATCGCATGCCTTGCCGGGAGGATGACAGCTTGACAGCCAAGGATTTAAGCAAG caaCTTCACTCAAGTGTACGCACCGGGAACCTCGAGACTTGTTTGAGGTTGCTATCCCTGGGAGCACAAGCAAATTTTTTTCACCCC GAAAAAGGAAACACTCCCTTGCATGTAGCTGCAAAGGCAGGACAAGTATCTCAGGCTGAACTATTAACTGTTTATGGGGCAGATCCTGGAGCCCCTGACAGCAATGGTAAAACTCCCATTGACTATGCAAG GGAAGCTGGCTACCATGACCTGGCAGATAGATTGGTGGAGGTTCAGTATGAACTAACGGATCGACTGGCGTTCTACCTGTGTGGGAGAAAGCCAG ATCATAAAAACGGCCAGCACTTCATTGTTCCACAAATGGCCGACAG cagTTTAGATTTATCAGAACTGGCCAAGACAGCAAAGAAGAAACTGCAGTCT CTCAGTAATCATTTATTCGAGGAGCTGGCCATGGATGTGTATGATGAGGTGGACAGACGAGAGACTGATGCAG TGTGGTTGGCTACACAGAATCACAGCACCCTTGTGACAGAGACAACTGTGGTGCCTTTCCTTCCTGTGAATCCAGAGTATTCATCAACACGAAACCAG gGACGACAGAAGCTCGCAAGATTTAATGCACATGAATTTGCAACTCTTGTGATTGACATATTAAGTGATGCAAAGCGCAGACAACAGGGGAATTCAATAGCCAGTCCCAAAG ACAATGTTGAGTTTATACTGAAGAGTGTGGCTGTCAGGCACTGTAGCCAGGACAATGACCAGCCTGACTACGACAGTGTGGCGTCTGATGAGGATACAGATCAAGAGCTCCTCTCGAGCAAAGGATATAGGACCAAG AGTGTGGATTCTGACGTCTCAGATGGCCCCATTACTATGCAAGAATACTTGGAGGTGAAAAATGCGCTCTCTGCCTCTGAAGCCAAGATCCAGCACCTCATGAAAGCCAACAACAACCTGAGTGATGAGCTGAGGCTGATGCAGAAAAAG CTGCACTCTCTGCAAAGCGAGAACACCTCTCTCAGGCGGCAGGTCACAACCAATATCTATCAGATCCCCAGCGGCTCAGACTACCCCGACCCCTCCAGCCCCTCAGCCCTGAAACGCCGGCAGTCTGCACGGGCCAGTCGGCCCATGTCTATGTATGAGACCGGCTCAGGCCTGAAGCCCTATCTCCCTAAAGGAGAAACTCCCTACCCAGAGGAAGGTATCCCCACCCTGCAACCCTTCCCACCTCAT ACGGAAAGGGGCGCTTTTGTGACCACCTCTTCATCCCTCCCCTCATTTCCATCCACCTTGTCTTGGTCGAAGGACGAAAGTGTTCAAAAG GCCACGAAGTTAGAGAAGCAAAGCAGCATGCCGGAAAGTGACTATGACAACACATTCAATGACTCTGATATGGATGATTCAGG TTTGTGCAGGAGATTGAGGCTGAGGAGCAGTGGCTGGCTGGGGGAGGGCAGCTCTATCCCTGAGCTGGATGATCTGGAGATGGAGTCAGACCCTGCACTTCCCAGCACAGAGGACGTCATCCGCAAAACCGAGCAGATCACCAAGAATATCCAAGAGCTGTTGCGAGCTGCTCAGGAGAATAAACATGACAG ACCATGTGAGCGCGAAGGTGTGCGTCGGCTCAGGCACAGCCTGGGATGTTTCAGCACTCTGGTGCCCTGGGCCGAGAAGGCCCCCACTCCCCTTCAGCCGCTAAGCCTCCGGTCCCCTGACCCCACCTCCTG CTTCATACCCTGCTCAGAAAGAATACATGTGGCTGTAACAGAAATGGCTGCCCTCTTTCCAAAG AAGCCACGCTCAGAGACTGTGAGAGGCTCTCTGCGCTTGTTGACCTCCAGTGCGTACCGGCTTCAGAGTGAGTGCAGGAAGGCGGTGCCTTCAGAGGGCTGCCCAGGACCGGACATGCAGCTGGTCACCCAGCAGGTCATCCAATGTGCTTATGACATTGCCAAGGCAGCCAAGCAGCTTGTCACCATCACCACAAAGGAGAATACCAACTAA
- the git2a gene encoding ARF GTPase-activating protein GIT2a isoform X11, with translation MSKRLRNSELCADCSGPEPRWASVNRGVLICDECCSVHRSLGRHSSQVRHLTHTPWPPTQLQMVHTLYSNGANSIWEHSLLDPASVMSGKRKANPQDKLHPNKSEFIKAKYQMLAFVHRMPCREDDSLTAKDLSKQLHSSVRTGNLETCLRLLSLGAQANFFHPEKGNTPLHVAAKAGQVSQAELLTVYGADPGAPDSNGKTPIDYAREAGYHDLADRLVEVQYELTDRLAFYLCGRKPDHKNGQHFIVPQMADRNISLDLSELAKTAKKKLQSLSNHLFEELAMDVYDEVDRRETDAVWLATQNHSTLVTETTVVPFLPVNPEYSSTRNQGRQKLARFNAHEFATLVIDILSDAKRRQQGNSIASPKDNVEFILKSVAVRHCSQDNDQPDYDSVASDEDTDQELLSSKGYRTKSVDSDVSDGPITMQEYLEVKNALSASEAKIQHLMKANNNLSDELRLMQKKATKLEKQSSMPESDYDNTFNDSDMDDSGLCRRLRLRSSGWLGEGSSIPELDDLEMESDPALPSTEDVIRKTEQITKNIQELLRAAQENKHDRPCEREGVRRLRHSLGCFSTLVPWAEKAPTPLQPLSLRSPDPTSCFIPCSERIHVAVTEMAALFPKKPRSETVRGSLRLLTSSAYRLQSECRKAVPSEGCPGPDMQLVTQQVIQCAYDIAKAAKQLVTITTKENTN, from the exons ATGTCTAAACGCCTGCGAAACTCTGAGCTCTGCGCTGATTGCAGTGGTCCAG AACCTCGCTGGGCCTCGGTGAACAGGGGCGTGCTGATTTGTGACGAGTGCTGCAGCGTTCATCGAAGCCTGGGCAGACACAGCTCCCAAGTCCGCCACCTGACGCACACACCATGGCCTCCTACGCAGTTACAG ATGGTTCATACATTATACAGCAATGGTGCAAATTCAATATGGGAGCACTCTCTTCTGGACCCTGCATCTGTGATGAGTGGAAAACGCAAGGCcaaccctcaggacaaactgca CCCAAACAAATCAGAGTTTATAAAAGCCAAATATCAAATGCTGGCATTTGTCCATCGCATGCCTTGCCGGGAGGATGACAGCTTGACAGCCAAGGATTTAAGCAAG caaCTTCACTCAAGTGTACGCACCGGGAACCTCGAGACTTGTTTGAGGTTGCTATCCCTGGGAGCACAAGCAAATTTTTTTCACCCC GAAAAAGGAAACACTCCCTTGCATGTAGCTGCAAAGGCAGGACAAGTATCTCAGGCTGAACTATTAACTGTTTATGGGGCAGATCCTGGAGCCCCTGACAGCAATGGTAAAACTCCCATTGACTATGCAAG GGAAGCTGGCTACCATGACCTGGCAGATAGATTGGTGGAGGTTCAGTATGAACTAACGGATCGACTGGCGTTCTACCTGTGTGGGAGAAAGCCAG ATCATAAAAACGGCCAGCACTTCATTGTTCCACAAATGGCCGACAG GAACAT cagTTTAGATTTATCAGAACTGGCCAAGACAGCAAAGAAGAAACTGCAGTCT CTCAGTAATCATTTATTCGAGGAGCTGGCCATGGATGTGTATGATGAGGTGGACAGACGAGAGACTGATGCAG TGTGGTTGGCTACACAGAATCACAGCACCCTTGTGACAGAGACAACTGTGGTGCCTTTCCTTCCTGTGAATCCAGAGTATTCATCAACACGAAACCAG gGACGACAGAAGCTCGCAAGATTTAATGCACATGAATTTGCAACTCTTGTGATTGACATATTAAGTGATGCAAAGCGCAGACAACAGGGGAATTCAATAGCCAGTCCCAAAG ACAATGTTGAGTTTATACTGAAGAGTGTGGCTGTCAGGCACTGTAGCCAGGACAATGACCAGCCTGACTACGACAGTGTGGCGTCTGATGAGGATACAGATCAAGAGCTCCTCTCGAGCAAAGGATATAGGACCAAG AGTGTGGATTCTGACGTCTCAGATGGCCCCATTACTATGCAAGAATACTTGGAGGTGAAAAATGCGCTCTCTGCCTCTGAAGCCAAGATCCAGCACCTCATGAAAGCCAACAACAACCTGAGTGATGAGCTGAGGCTGATGCAGAAAAAG GCCACGAAGTTAGAGAAGCAAAGCAGCATGCCGGAAAGTGACTATGACAACACATTCAATGACTCTGATATGGATGATTCAGG TTTGTGCAGGAGATTGAGGCTGAGGAGCAGTGGCTGGCTGGGGGAGGGCAGCTCTATCCCTGAGCTGGATGATCTGGAGATGGAGTCAGACCCTGCACTTCCCAGCACAGAGGACGTCATCCGCAAAACCGAGCAGATCACCAAGAATATCCAAGAGCTGTTGCGAGCTGCTCAGGAGAATAAACATGACAG ACCATGTGAGCGCGAAGGTGTGCGTCGGCTCAGGCACAGCCTGGGATGTTTCAGCACTCTGGTGCCCTGGGCCGAGAAGGCCCCCACTCCCCTTCAGCCGCTAAGCCTCCGGTCCCCTGACCCCACCTCCTG CTTCATACCCTGCTCAGAAAGAATACATGTGGCTGTAACAGAAATGGCTGCCCTCTTTCCAAAG AAGCCACGCTCAGAGACTGTGAGAGGCTCTCTGCGCTTGTTGACCTCCAGTGCGTACCGGCTTCAGAGTGAGTGCAGGAAGGCGGTGCCTTCAGAGGGCTGCCCAGGACCGGACATGCAGCTGGTCACCCAGCAGGTCATCCAATGTGCTTATGACATTGCCAAGGCAGCCAAGCAGCTTGTCACCATCACCACAAAGGAGAATACCAACTAA